The sequence GCGCGGTGTGGTTCGAGAAGAAGCCCGGCAAGGCGGTGAACCCCATCATCGCCTCGCCCGCCTACGGCCCCGGCGCCGACCTGCTGGTGAACGCCCTGGACGGCATCGGCATCGGCGCGCGCCGAGTGGACGACTACGACGAGATGCTCTTCGAGCTGGTGCGCAAGAACGTCTACATCCTCACCACCAACATCGCCGGGCTGGAGACGGGCGGCACCACCGGCGAGCTGTGGAACCACCACCGCGAGCTGGCTCAGCAGGTAGCCGACGAGGTGATGGACATCCAGGCCTGGCTCACCGGCGCCGAGCTGGACCGCGAGCGGCTGGTGGCCGGCATGGCCGAGGCCATGCTCGCCGACCCCGAGCACGGCAACACCGGCCGCTCCGCCCCGGACCGGCTGGCGCGCGCCATCGGCTACGCCGACGAGGCGGGGCTGGAGGTGCCCAAGCTGCGGGCGCTGGCCGCCGAGCACGGCGGTTCCTAAAAACAGAAAACGCCAAACCGCCAAGGACGCCAAGAGTCGCCAAGGAGAAACGGCCCCAAACGGCAAAATCCTCCTGTAGGAGCGGCGGCCCCTCGCGGCGACCTGCCGAATAACGTCCCCCAGACCGAAAGGCATCGCGGCGGGGGCCGCCGCTCCTACACTCCGTTTTCCGACATTTTTGGGCCTTTTCGCCTTCTTGGCGCGCTTGGCGTCCTTGGCGTCCTTGGCGTCCTTGGCGTCCTTGGCGTCCTTGGCGTCCTTGGCGTCCTTGGCGGTTCATCATCGACTTAGCCTCTGGAGACGACTCCCATGCCGCAATACCGCTCCCGCACCACCACCCACGGCCGCAACATGGCCGGCGCGCGCGCCCTGTGGCGGGCCACCGGCGTGAAGGACGACGACTTCGGCAAGCCCATCGTGGCGGTGGCCAACTCCTTCACCCAGTTCGTGCCCGGGCACGTCCACCTCAAGGACCTGGGCCAGCTGGTTGCCGGGGCGGTGGAGCAGGCGGGCGGCATCGCCAAGGAATTCGACACCATCGCCGTGGACGACGGCATCGCCATGGGCCACGGCGGCATGCTCTACAGCCTGCCGTCGCGGGAGCTGATCGCCGACTCCATCGAGTACATGGTGAACGCTCACTGCGCCGACGCGCTGGTGTGCATCTCCAACTGCGACAAGATCACCCCCGGCATGCTCAACGCCGCCATGCGGCTGAACATCCCGGTGGTGTTCGTCTCCGGCGGGCCCATGGAGGCGGGCAAGACCAAGCTGGCGGGCAAGGACACCAAGCTGGACCTGGTGGACGCCATGGTCTACGCCGTGAACCCGGAGCTGTCCGACGAGGACATGGAGAACGTGGAACGCTCCGCCTGCCCCACCTGCGGCTCCTGCTCGGGCATGTTCACCGCCAACTCCATGAACTGCCTCACCGAGGCCCTGGGGCTCTCCCTGCCGGGCAACGGCTCGCTGCTGGCCACCCACGCCGACCGCAGGGCGCTGTTCGAGGAAGCCGGCGAGCTGGTGGTGAACCTGGCCAAGCGCTACTACGAGGGCGACGACGAGACCGTCCTGCCGCGCTCCATCGCCACCTTCGAGGCCTTCGAGAACGCCATGTCCCTGGACATCGCCATGGGCGGCTCCACCAATACGGTGCTGCACCTGCTGGCGGCGGCCCGCGAGGGCGAGGTGGACTTCCAGATGGAGGACATCGACCGGCTGTCGCGGCGGGTGCCGCACCTGTCCAAGGTGGCGCCCTCCAGCAACCAGTACCACATGGAGGACGTCCACCGCGCCGGCGGCGTCATGCGCATCCTCGGCGAGCTGGAGCGCGGCGGGCTGCTGCACACCGACCTCCCCACCGTGCACAGCCCCACCATGGACGAGGCTTTGGCGCGCTGGGACGTGCGCCGTACGGAGGATGAGGCGGTGGTCAGCCGCTACCTGGCCGGGCCGGCGGGCATCCCCAGCCAGGACCCCTTCTTCCAGGCCACCCGCTGGCCGTCCCTGGACCTGGACCGCGAGAACGGCTGCATCCGCGACGTGGAGCACGCCTACAGCCCCGACGGCGGGCTGGCGGTGCTCTACGGCAACCTCGCCCCGGAGGGCTGCATCGTGAAGACCGCCGGGGTGGACGAATCCATCCTGCAGTTCACCGGCCCGGCGCGCATCTTCGAGAGCCAGGAGGCGGCGGTGGAGGCCATCCTCGGGGATAAGATCAACGCTGGCGACGTGGTGATCATCCGCTACGAGGGCCCCAAGGGCGGCCCCGGCATGCAGGAGATGCTCTACCCCACCAGCTACCTGAAGTCCAAGGGGCTGGGGGCGCAGTGCGCCCTGATCACCGACGGGCGCTTCTCCGGCGGCACCTCCGGGCTGTCCATCGGCCACGTCTCCCCGGAGGCGGCCCAGGGCGGGCCCATCGGCCTGGTGGAGGAGGGCGACACGGTGGTCATCGACATCCCCGGCCGCTCCATCGGCATCGACGCGGACGAGGCCGAGCTGGAGCGCCGCCGGGCCGCCATGGAGCAGCGCGGTGCCAAGGCCTGGAGGCCCGCGGAGCGCCAGCGTCCGGTGACCCAGGCCCTGCGCGCCTACGCCGCGCTGACCACCTCGGCCGCCCGCGGCGCCGTGCGCGATCTGTCGCAGGTGGAGGGCTGAGGGACTCAGCCGGTGCGACGGGGCACCCGTAGGAGCCCGCTTTAGCGGGCGATGGCGGAATTGAGCCGCCAGGGCTCGGGAGGGTAATCGCTCACTAAAGTGAGCTCCTACGGACGGCTTTATGCGGACTCGGACGCCGTTGGACCCAGGGGCAGCCTGCTGGCCCCCTAAGCGGGTAGTCTGGTAAGGGTGATTCTTCGGTCCAAACAGGGGGCACCACGCCATGCCGGATAACCGCCGCAGCCGCGCCACCACCGAGGGGGTGCGGCGCACCCCCAACCGCGCCATGCTCCGGGCCGTGGGCTTCGGCGACGAGGACTTCGGCAAGCCCATCGTCGGCGTGGCCAGCGGCCACAGCACCATCACGCCCTGCAACGTGAAGATCGGCGACCAGGCCCGCCGCGCCGAGGAGGCCCTGCACGAGGCCGGGGCCATGCCCCAGCTGTTCGGCACCATCACCATCTCCGACGGCATCTCCATGGGCACCGAGGGTATGAAGTATTCCCTGGTGTCGCGGGAGGTGATCGCCGACTCCATCGAGACGGTGTGCCAGGGCCAGTCCATGGACGGCGTCATCGCCCTCGGCGGCTGCGACAAGAACATGCCCGGGGCCATGATCGGCATCGCCCGCATGAACATCCCGGCAGTGTTCGTCTACGGCGGCACCATCAAGCCCGGCTGGTACAAGGGCGAGGACCTGACCATCGTCTCCGCCTTCGAGGCGGTGGGGAAATACCAGGCCCACAAACTCGCCGAGGAGGACCTCCAGGGCGTGGAGCGCAACGCCTGCCCCGGCGCCGGATCCTGCGGCGGCATGTTCACCGCCAACACCATGTCCTCCGCCTTCGAGGCCATGGGCATGAGCCTGCCCTACTCCTCCACCATGGCCGCCGAGGACGAGGAGAAGGCCAAGTCCGCCGAGGACTCCGCCCACGCTCTGGCGCACGCCATCCACGCGCAGATCCGGCCCCGCGACATTCTCACCCGCGAGGCCTTCGAGAACGCCATCGCCGTGGTCATGGCCCTGGGCGGCTCCACCAACGCGGTGCTGCACCTGCTGGCCATCGCCCGCGCCGCCGAGGTGGACCTGTCCATCGACGACTTCGAGCGGATCCGCGGCCAGGTGCCCGTGCTGTGCGACCTCAAGCCCTCCGGGCGCTTCGTCACCACCCAGTTCCACCACGCCGGTGGGGTGCCGCAGGTGATGCGCATGCTGCTCGACCGCGGCCTCCTTCACGGCGACTGCCTGACGGTCACCGGGGAGACCGTCGCCCAGGTCCTGGCGGATGTGCCGCCGGACCCGGACCCGGGCCAGGAGGTA comes from Thiohalorhabdus denitrificans and encodes:
- the ilvD gene encoding dihydroxy-acid dehydratase — protein: MPDNRRSRATTEGVRRTPNRAMLRAVGFGDEDFGKPIVGVASGHSTITPCNVKIGDQARRAEEALHEAGAMPQLFGTITISDGISMGTEGMKYSLVSREVIADSIETVCQGQSMDGVIALGGCDKNMPGAMIGIARMNIPAVFVYGGTIKPGWYKGEDLTIVSAFEAVGKYQAHKLAEEDLQGVERNACPGAGSCGGMFTANTMSSAFEAMGMSLPYSSTMAAEDEEKAKSAEDSAHALAHAIHAQIRPRDILTREAFENAIAVVMALGGSTNAVLHLLAIARAAEVDLSIDDFERIRGQVPVLCDLKPSGRFVTTQFHHAGGVPQVMRMLLDRGLLHGDCLTVTGETVAQVLADVPPDPDPGQEVIRPFDDPVYPQGHLAILKGNLAPDGAVAKISGLKTTSITGPARVFDSEDAAMDAIENREINAGDVVVIRNEGPKGGPGMREMLGPTSALVGQGLGDSVGLITDGRFSGGTYGMVVGHVAPEAAAGGPIGLLEEGDRVTIDAAHRLLAVDLDRAELERRLEGWEPPAPRYTRGILAKYARLAHEAHLGATTD
- a CDS encoding ketopantoate reductase family protein, producing the protein MHQPVVLIGAGEMGSVFAHGLLRAGHPVYPVTRDMDPEQAAAAVPDPALALVTVGEKDLHTVLADLPPAWRDRVGLIQNELLPRDWEAHDLPQPTVSAVWFEKKPGKAVNPIIASPAYGPGADLLVNALDGIGIGARRVDDYDEMLFELVRKNVYILTTNIAGLETGGTTGELWNHHRELAQQVADEVMDIQAWLTGAELDRERLVAGMAEAMLADPEHGNTGRSAPDRLARAIGYADEAGLEVPKLRALAAEHGGS
- the ilvD gene encoding dihydroxy-acid dehydratase — protein: MPQYRSRTTTHGRNMAGARALWRATGVKDDDFGKPIVAVANSFTQFVPGHVHLKDLGQLVAGAVEQAGGIAKEFDTIAVDDGIAMGHGGMLYSLPSRELIADSIEYMVNAHCADALVCISNCDKITPGMLNAAMRLNIPVVFVSGGPMEAGKTKLAGKDTKLDLVDAMVYAVNPELSDEDMENVERSACPTCGSCSGMFTANSMNCLTEALGLSLPGNGSLLATHADRRALFEEAGELVVNLAKRYYEGDDETVLPRSIATFEAFENAMSLDIAMGGSTNTVLHLLAAAREGEVDFQMEDIDRLSRRVPHLSKVAPSSNQYHMEDVHRAGGVMRILGELERGGLLHTDLPTVHSPTMDEALARWDVRRTEDEAVVSRYLAGPAGIPSQDPFFQATRWPSLDLDRENGCIRDVEHAYSPDGGLAVLYGNLAPEGCIVKTAGVDESILQFTGPARIFESQEAAVEAILGDKINAGDVVIIRYEGPKGGPGMQEMLYPTSYLKSKGLGAQCALITDGRFSGGTSGLSIGHVSPEAAQGGPIGLVEEGDTVVIDIPGRSIGIDADEAELERRRAAMEQRGAKAWRPAERQRPVTQALRAYAALTTSAARGAVRDLSQVEG